One part of the Rutidosis leptorrhynchoides isolate AG116_Rl617_1_P2 chromosome 1, CSIRO_AGI_Rlap_v1, whole genome shotgun sequence genome encodes these proteins:
- the LOC139854769 gene encoding uncharacterized protein yields the protein MAIRQMAYGTTHDLHDKYMKIGEKSAALCLDNFCKCVFHLFASQYLRKLTAEDIARLYNFHAQKHGLPGILSSIDCMHWEWKNCSIAWQGQYTRGDKKGPFIMLEAVASQNLWIWHAFFGMAGSNNDINILNYSPLFNTIKDGTAPPSPFNINGHN from the coding sequence ATGGCCATACGTCAAATGGCGTATGGAACTACACATGATTTACATGACAAATACATGAAAATTGGTGAGAAATCGGCTGCTTTATGTTTAGATAATTTTTGCAAATGCGTATTTCATTTGTTTGCTAGCCAGTATTTGAGAAAACTAACAGCCGAAGATATTGCTCGGCTTTATAATTTTCATGCCCAAAAACATGGTTTACCGGGCATACTTAgtagtattgattgtatgcattgggagtgGAAGAATTGTTCAATTGCGTGGCAAGGTCAATATACTAGAGGTGATAAAAAAGGGCCGTTCATTATGCTTGAAGCAGTCGCCTCTCAAAATTTGTGGATATGGCATGCATTCTTTGGTATGGCAGGTTCGAACAACGACATTAACATTTTAAATTATTCACCATTGTTCAACACTATTAAGGATGGAACTGCTCCACCTTCACCATTCAATATAAATGGGCATAACTAA